One segment of Variovorax sp. V93 DNA contains the following:
- a CDS encoding tripartite tricarboxylate transporter substrate binding protein, which produces MQNPMTLARARHAILLSLACAVGGLVAMPARAAFPDKPIKLVVPFAPGGGTDLVARTMAIAMGQELGQPVIIDNKPGAGTIIGTDAVAKSAPDGYTMVMATVAHVVNPSLQPKLPYNHEKAFAPVMLVGISPNVLVVRADSPLKSVKDLIDAARAHPGKLSFASQGAGTSAHLAGELFKNLTKTDITHIPYRGAGPAITDLLGGQVDVMFATAAAVGSFVESGKLRALAVTTAARSAAHSLAKVPTIAESGVPGYVADSWYGLYAPAGTPADVIARLNAAAKKAVQTDAFRKRVESEGLVINGGSPQDFDRYAKGEEARWRKVVKENNITAE; this is translated from the coding sequence ATGCAGAACCCGATGACGCTGGCACGCGCCAGGCATGCCATCCTTCTTTCGCTGGCCTGCGCGGTCGGCGGCCTCGTCGCGATGCCGGCGCGCGCGGCCTTTCCCGACAAGCCGATCAAGCTCGTGGTGCCGTTCGCACCCGGCGGCGGCACCGACCTGGTGGCCCGCACCATGGCCATCGCGATGGGGCAGGAGCTGGGGCAGCCCGTGATCATCGACAACAAGCCCGGCGCGGGCACGATCATCGGCACGGACGCGGTGGCCAAGAGCGCACCCGATGGCTACACGATGGTGATGGCAACCGTGGCGCACGTCGTGAACCCGAGCCTCCAGCCCAAGCTCCCGTACAACCACGAGAAAGCCTTTGCGCCGGTCATGCTGGTAGGCATCTCGCCGAACGTGCTGGTGGTTCGCGCCGACAGCCCGCTCAAGTCGGTGAAGGACCTGATCGATGCGGCCAGGGCCCATCCGGGCAAGCTGTCCTTTGCGTCGCAGGGCGCGGGCACCTCGGCCCACCTGGCCGGCGAACTCTTCAAGAATCTCACCAAGACCGACATCACCCACATCCCGTACCGCGGTGCCGGCCCCGCCATCACCGACCTGCTAGGCGGACAGGTCGACGTGATGTTCGCGACCGCCGCGGCGGTGGGCAGCTTCGTCGAGAGCGGCAAGCTGCGCGCGCTGGCCGTGACGACCGCCGCGCGATCCGCGGCCCACTCGCTCGCAAAGGTGCCGACGATCGCGGAGAGCGGCGTGCCGGGCTATGTCGCAGACAGCTGGTACGGCCTGTACGCGCCCGCCGGCACCCCGGCCGACGTGATTGCGCGCCTGAATGCCGCGGCGAAGAAGGCCGTGCAGACGGACGCCTTCCGCAAGCGGGTGGAGTCCGAGGGCCTCGTCATCAACGGCGGCTCGCCGCAGGACTTCGACAGGTACGCCAAGGGCGAGGAAGCGCGCTGGCGCAAGGTGGTCAAAGAAAACAACATCACGGCCGAATGA
- a CDS encoding enoyl-CoA hydratase/isomerase family protein, whose amino-acid sequence MNSSSLIELEVADGIATLWLNRPEKRNAMSDDMRTEFIAALEHVAGDKAIRALVLTGRGKGFCAGGDVAGMERRMQAPAGEVGFNGWSRQQRVHHTQSLLHTMPKPTIAAVNGAASGLGADTALACDFIIASDAASFTWSYIHRGIVPDGGGMYFLPRRVGLSRAKELIFSGRKVELEEALRLGIADRRSQAEHLVADAQRWAAEMSQGSATALALGKTILNQSFELSAHQVFAQGSQAQGICYTSTEHRESVMAFLAQSSAKNGTTK is encoded by the coding sequence ATGAACAGCAGCAGCCTGATCGAACTGGAAGTCGCGGACGGCATCGCCACCCTGTGGCTGAACCGCCCCGAAAAGCGCAACGCGATGAGCGACGACATGCGCACTGAATTCATCGCCGCACTCGAGCACGTGGCCGGCGACAAGGCGATCCGCGCCCTGGTGCTCACGGGACGCGGCAAGGGCTTCTGCGCCGGCGGGGATGTCGCCGGCATGGAGCGGCGGATGCAGGCACCCGCGGGCGAGGTCGGCTTCAACGGCTGGAGCCGCCAGCAGCGCGTGCACCACACCCAGTCGCTGCTGCACACCATGCCCAAGCCGACGATCGCTGCCGTCAACGGCGCGGCCTCGGGCCTCGGGGCCGACACGGCACTGGCCTGCGACTTCATCATCGCTTCGGATGCCGCGAGCTTCACCTGGTCCTACATCCATCGCGGCATCGTTCCCGATGGCGGCGGCATGTACTTCCTGCCGCGCCGGGTCGGACTCTCCAGGGCCAAGGAACTGATCTTCAGCGGCCGGAAGGTCGAGCTCGAAGAGGCCCTGCGCCTGGGCATTGCCGATCGCCGGTCGCAGGCCGAGCACCTGGTTGCCGATGCGCAGCGCTGGGCGGCCGAGATGAGCCAGGGGTCGGCCACCGCATTGGCCCTTGGCAAGACGATCCTCAACCAGAGCTTCGAGCTGTCCGCGCACCAGGTGTTCGCCCAGGGCAGCCAGGCGCAGGGCATCTGCTACACCAGCACCGAGCATCGCGAATCGGTGATGGCCTTCCTGGCCCAGAGCAGCGCGAAGAACGGGACGACGAAATGA
- a CDS encoding acetate--CoA ligase family protein, which produces MTELNAIARLLKPRSVAVIGASADAAKTAGRPVAYLRKHGFTGEIYPVNPRADAIGGLACYPDIASIPGTPDVGIVLLGAERAHQAVRELAAKGTAAAIVLASGYTETGEEGARRQQQLIEAAGRMRILGPNTIGLVNLTDNIVLSASGALEMEHFPVGGIGVVSQSGGILGALLSRAAARGIGLSKLISTSNEVDLDLADFVDHLADDADTKVIALYVESVRNPEKFRAAALKAARAGKPVVAFKIGRSEAGAKAAVSHTGALAGADRMYDALFRQVGVIRAQTFGDLLDIPVALATGRKLRGRRVAILTSTGGAGTLVSDDLGMQGFETPAPDAATAAALRALQSGDHAVLDRNPIDVTLAGLQPDLLRGAIDILLESPSYDALAIIVGSSSLAMPELMAGAIQDCLPHSDKPVIAYVSPHAPEVAALLTQRGVPAFAAAESCTRALAAMLNAGSWREPDPSRAPAAAVPIDDLPTGSLDEAQAKQLFTRFGIACAREVVVTTPAEAEAAARELGGRVVLKILSAEITHKSDVGGVAVNLTAETVGARLQAMAAEVEAKAGVRPRRFLVQEMVGGGTELILGMHRDPLGTAILLGMGGITAELFKDTTMRLLPLQGGLSREDALSMAHELKTWPLLDGFRGRPKADVEALVDAIVAFSDMAARLGERLLEAEINPVFVLPQGQGVRAADGVVVLAG; this is translated from the coding sequence ATGACCGAACTGAACGCCATCGCCAGGCTTCTGAAGCCGCGCAGCGTCGCCGTGATCGGCGCCTCGGCCGATGCGGCCAAGACGGCCGGCCGGCCCGTGGCCTACCTGCGCAAGCACGGATTCACGGGCGAGATCTACCCGGTCAATCCGCGTGCCGATGCCATCGGCGGCCTGGCCTGCTATCCGGACATCGCCTCGATCCCCGGCACGCCCGATGTGGGCATCGTGCTGCTGGGCGCCGAGCGCGCGCACCAGGCCGTGCGCGAACTCGCGGCCAAGGGAACGGCCGCGGCGATCGTGCTTGCGAGCGGCTACACGGAAACCGGGGAGGAAGGCGCGCGCCGCCAGCAGCAGCTCATCGAAGCGGCCGGCCGCATGCGGATCCTCGGCCCCAACACGATCGGACTGGTCAACCTGACCGACAACATCGTGCTCTCCGCCAGCGGTGCACTCGAGATGGAGCACTTCCCGGTCGGCGGGATCGGCGTGGTCTCGCAGAGCGGGGGCATCCTCGGCGCGCTGCTCTCGCGTGCCGCCGCGCGCGGCATCGGCCTGTCGAAGCTGATTTCGACCAGCAACGAAGTGGACCTGGACCTGGCGGATTTTGTCGACCATCTGGCCGACGACGCCGACACCAAGGTCATCGCCCTCTATGTGGAGAGCGTGCGCAACCCGGAGAAGTTTCGTGCCGCTGCACTGAAGGCCGCGCGCGCGGGCAAGCCGGTGGTCGCGTTCAAGATCGGCCGCTCCGAAGCGGGCGCGAAAGCCGCCGTGTCGCACACCGGCGCGCTGGCGGGCGCCGACCGCATGTACGACGCGCTGTTCAGGCAGGTCGGCGTGATCCGCGCCCAGACCTTCGGCGACCTGCTCGACATTCCCGTCGCGCTGGCCACGGGCCGGAAGCTCCGCGGCAGGCGCGTGGCCATCCTGACCTCGACGGGCGGCGCCGGAACGCTGGTGTCGGACGACCTGGGCATGCAGGGCTTCGAGACGCCGGCGCCGGATGCTGCAACCGCCGCGGCCTTGCGCGCGCTGCAGAGCGGCGATCATGCGGTGCTCGACCGCAACCCCATCGACGTCACCCTGGCCGGCCTGCAGCCGGACCTGCTGCGCGGCGCCATCGACATCCTGCTCGAGAGCCCCAGCTACGACGCGCTGGCGATCATCGTCGGCTCCTCCAGCCTGGCCATGCCGGAACTGATGGCGGGCGCCATCCAGGACTGCCTGCCGCATTCGGACAAGCCCGTGATCGCCTACGTGAGCCCGCATGCGCCCGAAGTCGCGGCCTTGCTCACGCAGCGCGGTGTGCCCGCCTTTGCCGCGGCCGAGAGCTGCACCCGTGCGCTCGCTGCCATGCTGAATGCCGGCAGCTGGCGCGAGCCGGATCCATCCCGTGCGCCTGCCGCCGCCGTGCCCATCGACGACCTGCCCACCGGCTCGCTGGATGAGGCCCAGGCCAAGCAGCTGTTCACCCGCTTCGGCATCGCGTGTGCGCGCGAGGTGGTGGTGACCACGCCGGCAGAGGCCGAGGCTGCGGCGCGCGAACTGGGCGGACGCGTCGTGCTCAAGATCCTGTCGGCCGAGATCACGCACAAGAGCGATGTCGGCGGCGTCGCGGTGAACCTGACGGCCGAGACGGTGGGCGCGCGCCTGCAGGCGATGGCCGCCGAGGTTGAGGCCAAGGCCGGCGTGCGGCCCCGGCGCTTCCTGGTGCAGGAAATGGTGGGCGGCGGCACCGAGCTGATCCTGGGCATGCACCGCGACCCGCTGGGAACCGCCATCCTGCTGGGCATGGGCGGCATCACCGCCGAACTGTTCAAGGACACCACGATGCGGCTGCTGCCGCTCCAGGGCGGCCTGAGCCGCGAGGATGCGCTCTCCATGGCGCACGAGCTCAAGACCTGGCCCTTGCTGGATGGTTTCCGCGGCCGGCCCAAGGCCGACGTCGAGGCGCTGGTCGATGCCATCGTCGCCTTCTCGGACATGGCGGCGCGGCTCGGCGAGCGCCTGCTCGAAGCCGAGATCAACCCGGTCTTCGTGCTGCCGCAAGGGCAGGGCGTGCGCGCGGCCGATGGCGTGGTCGTGCTGGCCGGCTGA
- a CDS encoding MmgE/PrpD family protein, which produces MHVTQVFARYAADFRRQDLPAEVLHHAKRAVIDWYASLFPGLGAAPVRQLEAALNEDLDRGRAFLARGRSATARAAALINGTAAHAAEVDDSFREAMYHPGAATIAAALAASHDTGASGLQFLRGVVLGYEVSTRIGVVMGRAHYRFWHSTGTVGSFGAAAAAGVLMNLDEAAFAHALATAATFAAGLQQAFRMDSMSKPLHAGRAAEAGVLAAQLARNGVTGSLDVLEGEAGLGRAMSDGPDWSQIGATLGRDFHIARLTFKNHIGCGHAFAAIDGALALKRRHGIEAGEIAHVHVATYRPALDIACHTQPATANEARFSLRYVVATALAHGSVRLAAYEPARLQDPATRSLMERTSVAVDPELDAAFPGRRAARVVITMRDGRRFDHLQPNRKGDPEEPLSDAELEDKFMELSSPVIGSAPARALLDRLWTLERSAAVPN; this is translated from the coding sequence ATGCACGTCACCCAAGTATTCGCGCGCTACGCCGCCGACTTCCGGCGGCAGGATCTGCCGGCCGAAGTCCTCCACCACGCCAAGCGGGCCGTGATCGACTGGTATGCCTCGCTGTTCCCCGGCCTCGGCGCGGCGCCGGTGCGCCAGCTCGAGGCCGCCCTCAACGAGGACCTGGACCGCGGACGCGCCTTTCTCGCGCGCGGCCGGTCGGCCACCGCGCGCGCCGCTGCGCTGATCAACGGCACGGCCGCCCATGCGGCGGAGGTGGACGACAGTTTTCGCGAAGCCATGTACCACCCGGGCGCGGCCACCATTGCCGCCGCCCTGGCCGCAAGCCATGACACCGGCGCAAGCGGGCTGCAGTTCCTGCGCGGCGTGGTGCTGGGCTATGAAGTGTCGACGCGCATCGGCGTCGTGATGGGGCGCGCGCACTACCGGTTCTGGCACAGCACGGGCACGGTGGGCAGCTTCGGCGCCGCGGCCGCCGCAGGCGTTCTCATGAACCTCGACGAAGCCGCCTTCGCGCACGCGCTGGCCACGGCCGCCACCTTCGCGGCCGGCCTGCAGCAGGCCTTCCGCATGGACTCCATGTCCAAGCCGCTGCATGCGGGCCGCGCGGCCGAGGCCGGCGTGCTCGCCGCCCAGCTTGCGCGCAACGGTGTCACGGGTTCGCTCGACGTGCTCGAAGGAGAGGCGGGGCTGGGCCGGGCCATGAGCGACGGGCCGGACTGGTCGCAGATCGGCGCGACGCTGGGGCGGGACTTCCACATCGCCCGCCTGACGTTCAAGAACCACATCGGGTGCGGCCATGCCTTCGCGGCCATCGACGGCGCGCTGGCGCTGAAGCGGCGGCATGGCATCGAAGCCGGCGAGATCGCGCATGTGCATGTGGCAACCTACCGCCCGGCGCTCGACATTGCCTGCCACACGCAGCCGGCCACGGCCAACGAAGCGCGCTTCAGCCTGCGCTACGTGGTGGCGACCGCGCTGGCGCACGGCAGCGTGCGGCTGGCGGCGTACGAGCCGGCGCGGCTGCAGGATCCGGCCACGCGTTCGTTGATGGAGCGCACCAGCGTCGCGGTGGACCCGGAGCTCGATGCCGCCTTTCCGGGCCGGCGCGCCGCGCGCGTGGTGATCACGATGCGCGACGGCCGCCGCTTCGATCACCTGCAGCCCAACCGCAAGGGCGATCCGGAAGAACCGCTGAGCGATGCCGAGCTCGAAGACAAGTTCATGGAACTGTCCTCGCCCGTGATCGGCAGTGCACCCGCGCGGGCGCTGCTGGACCGCCTCTGGACGCTGGAGCGCAGCGCGGCGGTGCCGAACTGA
- a CDS encoding tannase/feruloyl esterase family alpha/beta hydrolase translates to MHFFSSFSKESRARTKLHAVAAAAAGAAMLAACGGGSDHRGAVPVLLPVPPAAQPASPPPAPAVTAQKACGELNGKIVAGAALTAAMQEAAAGVPVYCKVTGTIAPALNFQISLPQSWNGKLYYQGGGGYNGAITPPSVPALGLGYAVVASDSGHQGNVLSADFALTDTFAAQLFGSLSVPTVMSTATETLAAAYGTLPAKSYFEGCSNGGREALMAVQRAPNLFDGVIARAPAYNWVGFMGAFNRNSRALAAPGGAFSAAKTALLSKHVRDACDGLDGLVDGVVSNQAACTPALANVAALRCTGGADTGDTCLSDAQLDVVTSWTTQAAFTGSPTFRNAGWNLTGNEDDPGAWRTWLTGDGNVTMALQFLFQDTTVKNYLARDRSADSLAYTPWDQNQNALYAMAALNDATNADIRPFINSGGKLILWHGGNDSALSVRSTVEYYGNMRSAIGAATADASTRFYVAPGVNHCAGGPGADSSDLLTALDQWVTKSAAPSTLLAEKRDAQGAVLLSRPLCQYPQYPRYTGPANDAAAAKLAANYSCSS, encoded by the coding sequence ATGCACTTCTTCTCCTCCTTCTCCAAGGAATCACGGGCCCGCACGAAGCTCCACGCCGTTGCCGCTGCTGCTGCCGGCGCTGCGATGCTGGCCGCTTGCGGCGGCGGCTCCGATCACCGCGGCGCGGTCCCCGTGCTGCTTCCGGTCCCGCCTGCTGCGCAACCCGCAAGCCCGCCACCTGCACCGGCCGTGACGGCCCAGAAGGCCTGCGGCGAGCTGAACGGAAAAATCGTGGCGGGCGCCGCGCTGACGGCCGCCATGCAGGAGGCGGCCGCGGGCGTGCCCGTCTACTGCAAGGTCACCGGCACGATCGCGCCGGCGCTGAACTTCCAGATCTCCCTGCCGCAGTCATGGAACGGCAAGCTCTACTACCAGGGCGGCGGCGGCTACAACGGCGCGATCACGCCGCCCTCGGTGCCGGCGCTGGGCCTGGGCTACGCCGTGGTCGCGAGCGACTCGGGGCACCAGGGCAATGTCCTGAGCGCGGACTTCGCATTGACCGACACCTTTGCCGCGCAGCTGTTCGGCAGCCTCTCGGTGCCCACCGTGATGTCGACGGCCACCGAGACCCTGGCGGCGGCTTATGGAACCCTGCCGGCCAAGTCGTACTTCGAAGGCTGCTCGAACGGCGGCCGCGAAGCCTTGATGGCGGTGCAGCGCGCGCCGAACCTCTTCGATGGCGTCATTGCGCGCGCACCGGCCTACAACTGGGTCGGGTTCATGGGCGCCTTCAACCGGAACTCCAGGGCACTGGCCGCGCCCGGCGGTGCATTCAGCGCCGCGAAGACCGCGCTCCTGAGCAAGCATGTGCGGGACGCCTGCGACGGGCTCGACGGGCTTGTCGACGGCGTGGTGTCGAACCAGGCCGCCTGCACGCCGGCGCTCGCCAACGTGGCCGCCCTGCGCTGCACCGGCGGAGCCGACACTGGCGACACCTGCCTGTCGGACGCGCAGCTCGACGTGGTCACGTCCTGGACCACGCAGGCCGCATTCACGGGCAGCCCCACCTTCCGCAATGCAGGCTGGAACCTGACGGGCAACGAGGACGACCCCGGCGCCTGGCGGACCTGGCTCACGGGCGACGGCAATGTCACCATGGCGCTGCAGTTCCTGTTCCAGGACACGACGGTCAAGAACTACCTGGCCCGCGACCGGAGCGCGGACTCGCTGGCCTACACGCCCTGGGATCAGAACCAGAATGCCCTCTATGCCATGGCCGCGCTCAACGACGCGACCAATGCGGACATCCGCCCGTTCATCAACAGCGGCGGCAAGCTGATACTGTGGCACGGCGGGAATGATTCCGCGCTCAGCGTGCGGTCGACCGTCGAGTACTACGGGAACATGCGAAGCGCCATCGGCGCCGCAACCGCCGACGCATCGACGCGCTTCTATGTCGCACCGGGCGTGAACCACTGCGCCGGAGGACCGGGTGCCGATTCATCGGATCTGCTGACGGCCCTGGACCAGTGGGTGACCAAGAGCGCGGCCCCCTCCACGCTGCTCGCGGAGAAGCGCGATGCGCAAGGGGCGGTGCTGCTGAGCCGGCCGCTGTGCCAGTACCCGCAATACCCGCGCTACACCGGCCCGGCCAACGATGCGGCGGCGGCGAAGCTGGCCGCCAACTACAGCTGCAGTTCCTGA
- a CDS encoding Crp/Fnr family transcriptional regulator, which produces MLPLKDLHAFFERCIWPRALTQAERTKAFEALYVRRHEAHSYVCRRDETADSWIGVLEGFLRVQDTTVDGRLIMFTGVASSGWIGEGSLLKPEQRKYEVMATRPTVTVHLPRATFSWLLDRSIPFNHFMLSHLNERLGQFIAMVKFDRLLEPTARVARGISSLFHPVLYPNTDSTLRINQEEIGSLVGISRQRVNAALTELEAAGLIRRGYGYITVMDRQALARYP; this is translated from the coding sequence ATGCTGCCTCTGAAGGATCTCCACGCCTTCTTCGAGCGCTGCATCTGGCCGCGCGCGCTGACGCAGGCCGAGCGGACGAAAGCCTTCGAAGCCCTGTACGTTCGCCGCCATGAAGCGCACTCCTATGTGTGCCGGCGCGACGAGACCGCCGACAGCTGGATCGGCGTGCTGGAGGGTTTTCTGCGCGTCCAGGACACCACGGTGGACGGCCGCCTGATCATGTTCACCGGGGTCGCATCGAGCGGATGGATCGGCGAGGGATCGCTGCTGAAGCCGGAGCAGCGCAAGTACGAGGTCATGGCGACGCGGCCGACCGTCACCGTGCATCTGCCGAGGGCCACGTTCTCCTGGCTGCTCGATCGAAGCATTCCGTTCAACCACTTCATGCTCTCCCATCTGAACGAGCGCCTCGGACAGTTCATCGCGATGGTGAAGTTCGACCGGCTGCTCGAACCGACGGCGCGCGTGGCGCGGGGGATCTCGAGCCTGTTCCATCCGGTGCTCTATCCGAACACCGACTCCACGCTGCGGATCAACCAGGAGGAGATCGGTTCGCTCGTCGGCATCTCGCGCCAGCGCGTCAACGCCGCGCTGACCGAACTGGAAGCCGCCGGCCTCATCCGGCGCGGCTACGGCTACATCACGGTGATGGACCGGCAGGCGCTTGCCAGGTACCCCTGA
- a CDS encoding LysR family transcriptional regulator, producing the protein MQPSKATNIQLDIASDLQKWRAFLAIAELGSLTRAALFLDSSQSLLSRHLNALERECNARLFNRTGRGVQLSEVGQRLFPHVKALLSDAEQLQLEIRGEAREPAGRVTIGSLPSVTNPIVGKLFNRLQARHPGIQLKILEGSSGQVEEWLADARVDIAILYRYGAVLPEQEQALATVDSYLIGPAGDRLTAKPELPFSALDGLPFILPSAPNGLRSALDALARQQHISLSPVLEADSLPLMRSVVAQERLYTVLPLHAVWAEVEEGRLQASKIVSPGLQRIVSMIMARSKGPGKAVLSVAAQIVQAVEESTRQGLWRPGAESA; encoded by the coding sequence ATGCAGCCCAGCAAAGCCACGAACATCCAGCTCGACATTGCCTCGGACCTGCAGAAGTGGCGCGCTTTCCTCGCGATTGCCGAACTGGGAAGCCTGACGCGCGCCGCGCTGTTCCTGGACAGCAGCCAGTCGCTGCTGAGCCGCCACCTCAACGCGCTCGAGCGCGAATGCAACGCGCGCCTGTTCAATCGCACGGGCCGCGGCGTGCAGCTGTCGGAGGTGGGGCAGCGGCTCTTTCCGCATGTGAAGGCGCTGCTCTCGGACGCCGAGCAGCTCCAGCTGGAGATTCGCGGCGAGGCCCGCGAGCCGGCCGGCCGCGTCACCATCGGCTCGCTGCCTTCGGTCACCAATCCGATCGTCGGCAAGCTGTTCAATCGGCTGCAGGCGCGCCATCCCGGCATCCAGCTCAAGATTCTCGAGGGATCGAGCGGGCAGGTGGAAGAGTGGCTGGCGGACGCGCGCGTGGACATCGCGATCCTCTACCGCTACGGCGCCGTGCTGCCGGAGCAGGAGCAGGCGCTCGCCACGGTGGACAGCTACCTGATCGGCCCTGCCGGCGACCGCCTGACCGCCAAGCCGGAGCTGCCGTTCAGCGCACTCGACGGGCTCCCGTTCATCCTTCCGAGCGCCCCCAACGGTCTGCGCAGCGCGCTCGATGCGCTCGCCCGCCAGCAGCACATTTCCCTGTCGCCCGTGCTCGAAGCCGACTCGCTGCCGCTGATGCGCTCGGTCGTGGCGCAGGAGCGGCTCTACACGGTGCTGCCGCTGCATGCGGTCTGGGCGGAGGTGGAGGAGGGCCGCCTGCAGGCTTCGAAGATCGTCTCGCCCGGCCTGCAGCGCATCGTCTCGATGATCATGGCGCGCAGCAAGGGGCCGGGCAAGGCGGTCCTGTCCGTGGCCGCGCAGATCGTGCAGGCCGTCGAAGAAAGCACGCGGCAGGGGCTCTGGCGCCCGGGCGCGGAAAGCGCCTGA
- a CDS encoding alpha/beta fold hydrolase: MPFDFPASRRRRTALGALAGAFAVGACAPFVPARAVRQRVLLSEGAVRIDVIVEGQGPAVVLLPSSQRDSEDFGGLAERLAASGFKLLRPQPRGMGASAGPMNDLTLHVLAGDVATTVRQLGGGRAVLVGHAYGHFVARVADLDHPGLVRGVVVAAGAARTFPPGMARSLAVASDPAQSRDARLRGLREAFFAPGNDPTPWLEGWHPALREAYSRAGRTPAKEVWWPVSHAPILDLQGAEDPWRPPATRNELKDVLGDKVQVKIVPRASHALIPEQPEAVAQAIADWIGTLPP; encoded by the coding sequence ATGCCATTCGATTTCCCCGCATCACGCCGGCGCCGCACCGCCCTGGGCGCGCTGGCCGGCGCCTTCGCGGTGGGCGCCTGCGCGCCTTTCGTGCCGGCGCGGGCCGTCCGCCAGCGCGTGCTGCTGAGCGAAGGCGCCGTTCGCATCGATGTCATCGTCGAGGGCCAGGGGCCTGCCGTGGTGCTGCTGCCGTCCTCGCAGCGCGACTCCGAAGATTTCGGCGGCCTTGCAGAACGCCTGGCCGCCTCCGGCTTCAAGCTGCTGCGTCCGCAGCCGCGCGGCATGGGAGCATCGGCCGGGCCGATGAACGATCTCACCTTGCATGTGCTCGCGGGCGATGTCGCGACCACCGTGCGGCAACTGGGCGGCGGCCGCGCCGTGCTGGTTGGCCACGCCTATGGCCACTTCGTGGCGCGGGTCGCGGACCTCGACCATCCCGGCCTCGTGCGCGGCGTGGTTGTCGCGGCGGGCGCGGCGCGCACCTTCCCGCCCGGCATGGCCCGGTCGCTCGCGGTCGCCAGCGATCCGGCCCAATCGCGCGACGCGCGGCTGCGCGGCCTGCGCGAGGCCTTCTTCGCGCCCGGCAACGATCCCACGCCCTGGCTCGAGGGCTGGCACCCGGCCTTGCGCGAGGCCTACAGCCGCGCCGGCCGCACGCCGGCCAAGGAGGTATGGTGGCCGGTGAGCCACGCGCCCATCCTCGACCTGCAAGGCGCCGAAGACCCCTGGCGCCCGCCGGCCACGCGCAACGAACTCAAGGACGTGCTGGGCGACAAGGTGCAGGTGAAGATCGTTCCACGCGCCAGCCATGCACTGATCCCCGAACAGCCGGAGGCGGTGGCCCAGGCGATTGCCGATTGGATCGGCACGCTGCCGCCCTGA
- a CDS encoding carboxymuconolactone decarboxylase family protein: MPRIPLFPTDSMSPEQRAVHDRIVSGPRGRIQGPLRAALHNPELADKWQALGALLRYGTGLPPRLSELAILVTGRACNSPFEWYAHRAEAEKAGIEQPVIEAILAGAEPPGLSADDAAVYRYAVELNRHNSVSDATYHMAMARLGARTVVELTALVGYYTMVAMTLNCHEIPLPEGVAPAFALPQHAALAE; this comes from the coding sequence ATGCCACGCATACCCCTTTTTCCGACCGACTCCATGAGCCCCGAACAGCGCGCGGTCCACGACAGGATCGTTTCCGGCCCGCGCGGCAGGATCCAGGGTCCGCTGCGGGCCGCGCTGCACAACCCGGAGCTGGCCGACAAGTGGCAGGCGCTCGGCGCGCTGCTGCGCTACGGCACAGGCTTGCCGCCGCGGCTGTCGGAGCTCGCGATCCTGGTCACGGGCCGTGCCTGCAACTCGCCCTTCGAGTGGTATGCGCACCGCGCGGAGGCCGAGAAGGCGGGCATCGAGCAGCCCGTGATCGAAGCCATCCTGGCCGGCGCCGAGCCGCCCGGCCTGTCGGCGGACGATGCCGCCGTCTACCGCTACGCCGTCGAGCTCAACCGCCACAACTCGGTCTCGGATGCCACGTACCACATGGCGATGGCGCGCCTGGGCGCGCGCACCGTGGTGGAGCTCACGGCGCTGGTCGGCTACTACACCATGGTCGCGATGACGCTCAACTGCCACGAGATTCCGCTGCCCGAAGGCGTGGCGCCGGCCTTTGCCCTGCCGCAGCACGCGGCGCTTGCCGAATGA